GTTCCCTAAGCTTGGTGGTGTATTGGAACTCAATTTATTGGAACCAAGATGTATCTCCCTAAGGGAAGTAATATTCCCTAAACAATTAGGAAGAGATCCTGAAAGTTGATTTTGACCGAAGTAAATATTACCCAAATGCTGCAATTTACATATATGATCTCCAATAAATCCTGTTAATTTGTTATTAGTCAAGTGGAAGAGCTGAAGCTTTGTCAAGTTGCCAATTGTTGCGGGAATCGATCCAACCAAGTTGTTTCCAGAAAGTCTAAGGTCTAATAAGCTGCTGACGTTCCCAACTTCATCTGGAATTCGCCCTTGGATTTTACAACACATGGCGAAAAATGTTCTAAGAGATGGGGAAAGGTTCCCTGTAGAGGCTGGAAGCATGTCATTTAGAGGGTTGAAAGATATATCAAGATATGTTAAATTTCTGCAATTGGTTAAGGAAGTCAGAAAGCTTAACAATGATTCGCTGGTTAAATTGTTTGCCACCAAGTTTAGGATTTGTAGATGAGTCAAACATCCAAGAGAATTGGGAATCAAGCCAGGGAGTTTGTTGTTGGCAAGCTCAAGAATAGtaagttttgaacaattggaGATGGAATGAGGAATAGTCCCAACAAGATTGGTTAAGGCACCCAGAAAAAGTCCTTCAATGTTGGGTAAGATAGAACCTATGTTTGGTGGGAGGCGTCCTGATAGATTGTTGAGTGAAAGATCAATTATTCTCAGCCCTGATATGTTGAAGATCTCCATATCAAGCAAACCACTAAAACTATTAAACGAAAGATCAAGTTCATCCAACTCAACGAGATTTCTTATCTCTTTGGGTATTTCACCTGTCAACACATGAAGAAAGAGTGAATACAAGTGAGATGAAGTAGTTAGCTCAGTGCTTATCTATGTGATTCATGCTTTAGTTTGACCTGATAAGAAGACTCTTGAATTGTAATTGATAATGGGATAAGGTGTCAACAAGAATTCAGAAAATTATGTTCTAACTCTATActtctttttccttcatttataTTGTTATTGATCAAAGTCTTAAGAAGGATGTACATACTATATTGTTTTTTctctgttttattttattttttgtgcttttctcTCTATTGGActtcttaatttaattttctacggATTTCTGTTGTGCaggtttatatttttatatggactcaaatatataaaatgatactTTATTGGAAGTTTGCTAACTACTAAAATTTACTGTTTAAACATTAAAAGATGCTCCACATTTGGTGTTTCTTCTCACacttttgaagatttatttgTAATTGTTACATTTATTACTCATTACATGCATAAATTCATAAAACTTTAATAGTTCTAATGGATCTATAAAAATTAACAAGAGACACACATGCAATGCACGTGCATGTACATCGAGACACTATTTGAATATATATGTACCGATAAGCTTATTTCCACTAATCTGTAGATGCTAAGATTGTTCTGCCACAATGACAAAAGTTGCAGCGATGAGATATTGAATATGGAGATCGGGACAGAGCCGGTAATCTGGTTTTCCTCCATGGCTAACTTAACCAAATTAACAAGATCTCCAATTTCTTGTGGAATTATCCCCGCAATTAAtgtgtaataaaataaaattctaaagtaataAGATTCAATAGTGCTAGTATTCATCAGATGGAACGTACCAGTGAAATGATTAGTTCCGAGATCTAATATCTGCAAGTTACTCAATCTTCCAATTTCACTATGTATTGGTCCATCAAGCTCATTAAATGCTAAAACCAATAGTTAAAGTTGAGAACAATTTGACAAGCTTGTAGGCATACGACCATGAAGCTTGTTATAAGACAGATAAAGCCGTTTGATTATTGGGATACCATTGCATAAGCCATTGGGAAGATGTCCTGATAAGGTATTGCCTGTAAATGCAATGACTTTGATTCTAGAAATTTTGAAAATTGTGAATGGTATAGAACCTGTTAACTGATTATACTGTATGGACAACCAGTTCATGTTGTGAAGATTGCCGATCCCTTCTGGAATGTTTCATTGAAGTGAATTAAAAGATATATCTAAAGTATCCAACCTCGAGGCATTCGAGAGTGACGGAGGAATAAAACCTATGAGTTTGTTACCCCTCAACTTTAATACTCTAAGGTTTATAAGGCTTCCAATTACTTTTGGTATTTGGCCCTCTATATAATTGAATTCAGGTTCAAAGTCTCAAGTATGGACATATTAGAAAATGAAGAAGGGATGGAACCAGTGAAACTATTATTCCTAAGACTTAGAAATTGAAGTTGGTGtaaaaatccaaaccaagaaGGAACCTTTCCTCTGAAGTTGTTGACACTTAACCTAAGAAACTTAAGCTGATGCAAGCGTGCCATTTCTTGAGGCAAATTTCCATGGAAATTGTTGCTTCCCAAGTCAAGAGAAACGAGAAATCTGAGGTTTCCAAATTCACGGGGAATCCTGCCTGCAAGAGCCATGTTGGAAATATTCAACGACTTCACTCTCTGATGACGAGAGCCACAAGTGACTCCAACCCAGTGGCATACAAAAGTAGCGGGAGAccaactttcatccaagaagtgAAAAGGGTCTGAAATGATTTGGGATTTCAAAGAGAGAAGAGTCAATTGATCAGTGGTAATGTTGGTTTGGGTCCTGCCCGGACTAGCCATAACATAGTGAAGCAGCAAGAGGACTATTAAGAGAAAAGAACTGAAGGCTTTCTCCATTAATGCAAAAATTAGTAGGAAAATGGTATGGTTTATGGCATGTGGTTTTAAGACTTTAAATAGCAATGAAATCTCCCTTTTTGGTCTTCATGATTTTTAAGAGGGAataggctcaaatatgtcattgaactatcagatttctcatttatgtcatccgttaaaagtttggctcattcatgtcatcgccgttacaaaatcggctcatccatgccattaatttttTCATGGTGGTTTGcaaaaacagctttgccacgtggcattttattaaaggtccacgtcattaattaaaataggaaaaaggctcaaatatgccattaaactatctgaaatgactcatttatgccatcagttaaaagttcagcCCATTCATGCCTTCGTCCTTATAAAATCAGCTcacccatgtcattactttttaatggtgagTTTTCAAAAATAGTCTTGTcatgtggccttttattagaggtccacgacattaattaaaataaaggataaactaCATAAATCTTatacttaagagactatattacctaatatcccttaatttttcaaaatttacataaagttccaattttcaactttactcttgatacatatcaacaaaACCCCACATTCTATGTTTATTCCACCATCAACTCATTCAAGCTATTTTTTTTCCAAAGATtttctttcctaaaatatctccctaattatcaacaattaaatcatcttccttcctgattttctctcttccattaatgcttaaatcactTTCTTCCTAATTTTTTCTCCTTCGTTAACTCAtgcaacttttattttcctctcctaaaatctctccaattttttttacaaaaatctattgatacatatataaatttttttagttattcatacatgtttatttttttaatggtgattcatataaatgataaatatgatatcattatatgggtattatagtgattcatacgatagatacattttgtatgattttaacgggtaTTACATATGattttaatgggtgatacatGTTGGATTATGGTGATTTATATGAtatatacaattatttatttcaattattgagtgATTCAAATGATATTAATGgatgatatatatggtattatggtgatttatatggtagatacaattatttatttcaattattgggtaatttatatatatggtattatggtggttcatatggtagatacaattatttatttcaattattgggtgattcatatgatattaatgggggatatatatggtattatggtgatttatatggtagatacaattatttatttcaattattgggtaattcatatatattgtattatggtgattcatatggtagatacaattatttatttcaattattgggtgattcatatgttattaatttaaaggtaatggtgtagtcagtgtaggaaacagaagtaataatattttatttttaaaaagactaaaagcagaattaaaacataattaaaatttaatatgaaaaaaaaaagactaaaattaaagacgaaaaaaagacaaaaaagacaaaaaaaatatatctttcataattaatgacgaaaaaagagaaacataattaaaacacctaaattaaatctaaaaagggagaaaaattagatatctttccttaaataaaagaatacaatgaataaaagagaatctattatttccttaaataaatatttttatcattttcaaatatgttaatttttttatatgtatcacctaataacatatgtatcaccattttaAAAATCgagataaaatttaattaacaaaatagtcgaGATTTTATgcaatatcacttaaagattcagggatttatgtaagtaaccccaaaataaattaatattaatttcaaaatatcttagacCCATTAAAAACAACTGATTCATTTAACATAACATGATCCAcacccattaaaatatttttttccctacaacaacaactatttttctaatcagAAAAAATAGTGATGAATGTATATCCTTTGACTATTTCtagttgattctaaatcattatatatGTTACGCTTAatagaaacctcaaaaattctattCTACAATAACGGATTAGTTTTAATTCCAATGACTCCAATATATACTCCgaagttgcaagaaaataaaccaatgaacgattagggcaagcaaaaaaaaaaaagaggcgtACCAATAGAACTTCTCCATTCTCCCATCACAAATTAGGGGAGtatacattattgaaaaaatCATTTCTAAATAATGACCTAAAAAGGGTCTGTTATCCCAATTATCGTGCCATGCATATGGAATAActtctcccatcacgaattagtggagcatacattattgaaaaattattttcaaataacggCTTAAAAGAAGTTTGCTATTCCAATCATCccgccatgtatatgggataaattctcccatcattatggtataaatgctaaaataaataatcccgaTACTaacttattttagatattttgaaattactatttatttattttaattaatggcgTGGACTTCTAATAAAAGATTACGTGacaaagctatttttaaaaactcatcattaaaaagtaatggcatgagtATATTGGTTTTATAACGGTGATGATATGAATGAgccgaacttttaactgatggcataaatgagttaTTTCttatagttcaatggcatatatgagcctttttgcttattttaattaatgacgtggacctataataaaaggccacgtgaaaaagttatttttgaaaatcaCCGTCAAAAGTAATAGCATGGATGAGTTGATTTTGTAACAGCGATAGCGtgaatgagctcaacttttaactgatggcataaatgagtcatttctgatagtttagtggcatatttgatcctttttccttttaaaaaaaattcttttcttcattaattttgtCATATTCAACACGGcgttaaaattttcatttaggagtttcaaaataaaaagaagtaaattcaggaaaaattcaaagaatataaATANNNNNNNNNNNNNNNNNNNNNNNNNNNNNNNNNNNNNNNNNNNNNNNNNNNNNNNNNNNNNNNNNNNNNNNNNNNNNNNNNNNNNNNNNNNNNNNNNNNNNNNNNNNNNNNNNNNNNNNNNNNNNNNNNNNNNNNNNNNNNNNNNNNNNNNNNNNNNNNNNNNNNNNNNNNNNNNNNNNNNNNNNNNNNNNNNNNNNNNNNNNNNNNNNNNNNNNNNNNNNNNNNNNNNNNNNNNNNNNNNNNNNNNNNNNNNNNNNNNNNNNNNNNNNNNNNNNNNNNNNNNNNNNNNNNNNNNNNNNNNNNNNNNNNNNNNNNNNNNNNNNNNNNNNNNNNNNNNNNNNNNNNNNNNNNNNNNNNNNNNNNNNNNNNNNNNNNNNNNNNNNNNNNNNNNNNNNNNNNNNNNNNNNNNNNNNNNNNNNNNNNNNNNNNNNNNNNNNNNNNNNNNNNNNNNNNNNNNNNNNNNNNNNNNNNNNNNNNNNNNNNNNNNNNNNNNNNNNNNNNNNNNNNNNNNNNNNNNNNNNNNNNNNNNNNNNNNNNNNNNNNNNNNNNNNNNNNNNNNNNNNNNNNNNNNNNNNNNNNNNNNNNNNNNNNNNNNNNNNNNNNNNNNNNNNNNNNNNNNNNNNNNNNNNNNNNNNNNNNNNNNNNNNNNNNNNNNNNNNNNNNNNNNNNNNNNNNNNNNNNNNNNNNNNNNNNNNNNNNNNNNNNNNNNNNNNNNNNNNNNNNNNNNNNNNNNNNNNNNNNNNNNNNNNNNNNNNNNNNNNNNNNNNNNNNNNNNNNNNNNNNNNNNNNNNNNNNNNNNNNNNNNNNNNNNNNNNNNNNNNNNNNNNNNNNNNNNNNNNNNNNNNNNNNNNNNNNNNNNNNNNNNNNNNNNNNNNNNNNNNNNNNNNNNNNNNNNNNNNNNNNNNNNNNNNNNNNNNNNNNNNNNNNNNNNNNNNNNNNNNNNNNNNNNNNNNNNNNNNNNNNNNNNNNNNNNNNNNNNNNNNNNNNNNNNNNNNNNNNNNNNNNNNNNNNNNNNNNNNNNNNNNNNNNNNNNNNNNNNNNNNNNNNNNNNNNNNNNNNNNNNNNNNNNNNNNNNNNNNNNNNNNNNNNNNNNNNNNNNNNNNNNNNNNNNNNNNNNNNNNNNNNNNNNNNNNNNNNNNNNNNNNNNNNNNNNNNNNNNNNNNNNNNNNNNNNNNNNNNNNNNNNNNNNNNNNNNNNNNNNNNNNNNNNNNNNNNNNNNNNNNNNNNNNNNNNNNNNNNNNNNNNNNNNNNNNNNNNNNNNNNNNNNNNNNNNNNNNNNNNNNNNNNNNNNNNNNNNNNNNNNNNNNNNNNNNNNNNNNNNNNNNNNNNNNNNNNNNNNNNNNNNNNNNNNNNNNNNNNNNNNNNNNNNNNNNNNNNNNNNNNNNNNNNNNNNNNNNNNNNNNNNNNNNNNNNNNNNNNNNNNNNNNNNNNNNNNNNNNNNNNNNNNNNNNNNNNNNNNNNNNNNNNNNNNNNNNNNNNNNNNNNNNNNNNNNNNNNNNNNNNNNNNNNNNNNNNNNNNNNNNNNNNNNNNNNNNNNNNNNNNNNNNNNNNNNNNNNNNNNNNNNNNNNNNNNNNNNNNNNNNNNNNNNNNNNNNNNNNNNNNNNNNNNNNNNNNNNNNNNNNNNNNNNNNNNNNNNNNNNNNNNNNNNNNNNNNNNNNNNNNNNNNNNNNNNNNNNNNNNNNNNNNNNNNNNNNNNNNNNNNNNNNNNNNNNNNNNNNNNNNNNNNNNNNNNNNNNNNNNNNNNNNNNNNNNNNNNNNNNNNNNNNNNNNNNNNNNNNNNNNNNNNNNNNNNNNNNNNNNNNNNNNNNNNNNNNNNNNNNNNNNNNNNNNNNNNNNNNNNNNNNNNNNNNNNNNNNNNNNNNNNNNNNNNNNNNNNNNNNNNNNNNNNNNNNNNNNNNNNNNNNNNNNNNNNNNNNNNNNNNNNNNNNNNNNNNNNNNNNNNNNNNNNNNNNNNNNNNNNNNNNNNNNNNNNNNNNNNNNNNNNNNNNNNNNNNNNNNNNNNNNNNNNNNNNNNNNNNNNNNNNNNNNNNNNNNNNNNNNNNNNNNNNNNNNNNNNNNNNNNNNNNNNNNNNNNNNNNNNNNNNNNNNNNNNNNNNNNNNNNNNNNNNNNNNNNNNNNNNNNNNNNNNNNNNNNNNNNNNNNNNNNNNNNNNNNNNNNNNNNNNNNNNNNNNNNNNNNNNNNNNNNNNNNNNNNNNNNNNNNNNNNNNNNNNNNNNNNNNNNNNNNNNNNNNNNNNNNNNNNNNNNNNNNNNNNNNNNNNNNNNNNNNNNNNNNNNNNNNNNNNNNNNNNNNNNNNNNNNNNNNNNNNNNNNNNNNNNNNNNNNNNNNNNNNNNNNNNNNNNNNNNNNNNNNNNNNNNNNNNNNNNNNNNNNNNNNNNNNNNNNNNNNNNNNNNNNNNNNNNNNNNNNNNNNNNNNNNNNNNNNNNNNNNNNNNNNNNNNNNNNNNNNNNNNNNNNN
This sequence is a window from Capsicum annuum cultivar UCD-10X-F1 unplaced genomic scaffold, UCD10Xv1.1 ctg80783, whole genome shotgun sequence. Protein-coding genes within it:
- the LOC107869822 gene encoding LRR receptor-like serine/threonine-protein kinase EFR, with the protein product MEKAFSSFLLIVLLLLHYVMASPGRTQTNITTDQLTLLSLKSQIISDPFHFLDESWSPATFVCHWVGVTCGSRHQRVKSLNISNMALAGRIPREFGNLRFLVSLDLGSNNFHGNLPQEMARLHQLKFLRLSVNNFRGKYNQLTGSIPFTIFKISRIKVIAFTGNTLSGHLPNGLCNAFNELDGPIHSEIGRLSNLQILDLGTNHFTGEIPKEIRNLVELDELDLSFNSFSGLLDMEIFNISGLRIIDLSLNNLSGRLPPNIGSILPNIEGLFLGALTNLVGTIPHSISNCSKLTILELANNKLPGLIPNSLGCLTHLQILNLVANNLTSESLLSFLTSLTNCRNLTYLDISFNPLNDMLPASTGNLSPSLRTFFAMCCKIQGRIPDEVGNVSSLLDLRLSGNNLVGSIPATIGNLTKLQLFHLTNNKLTGFIGDHICKLQHLGNIYFGQNQLSGSLPNCLGNITSLREIHLGSNKLSSNTPPSLGNLQDLVVLDLLSNNMVGSLPKEIGNLKAVTKMNLSMNQFSNENPREIGGLQNLAYRRGKRASQQADSLSAITSERISYYELLQATDALSECNLIGSGSFSSVYKCVLRSGTAIAVKVFNLQLDAAFKSFYMECEVLRAFAIGIS